Part of the Thermoplasmata archaeon genome, CCGAGGGACGCCGCCAGGGCAGCGCTCGAAGTGGCAATCGCCGGGAACCCGGCGTCCTCGAAGACCCTCGCACTGGGCACATCCCAGGCATTCGGCAGCACGAGGAGGCGGTCCGTGTGGTGCAGCGCGCGAAAGCGGTTCGCCTTGGCCCTCTGCGATGACCCGACGGTCATGCCCTCACCCGTGAGTCTGGCTCATGCTCCCACGCTCGTGCCGTTTCTTCACGCAACGACGCGCAGCACGGTCTTGCCGCGGTTGTGGCCAAGCAGTCCGTGCTCATAGGCTTCGCGGGCTCTCGCCAACGGGAAGCTGCCCTCCACGACCGGCCGAATCGTCCCAGCGTCCAGGAGCCGCCCGAGCTCGACGAGCTGGCTCCGGCTGGGCTGGACGAGCATGGACACCCCACGGACTCCGTGCGTGCGCGCCGTCTCCTCGGGCGCATCACCCGCGATTGTGACGAGGACACCCCCGCGGCGCAGCACTCCCCAGGATCGTTCGAGCGTCTCGCCTCCCACCGTGTCGATCACGGCGTCCACCCCGCGCGCGCGATCCTCGAAGCGCGCGGCGTTGTAGTCCAGGACGTCCGTCGCGCCGAGCTCGCGCAGGAACGCATGGTTCCGAGCGGACGCCGTGGCGATCACGTGGGCTCCGTGCCAGTGGGCCAGCTGCACTGCGTAGGTCCCCACCCCGCCGGCGGCTCCGTGGATGAGCACCCGCTGTCCCGCCTCCAGCCCCGCGTGGTCGAAAAGGGCTTGCCACGCGGTGAGACCGGACAAGGGCACCGCGGCCGCCTGGACGTGGTCCAGGGACGCGGGCTTGGGCGCGAGGTCCGCGGCCCGCGCCACGACGTACTCCGCGGCGGCGCCGTCCCGCCAGAAGTTGAGCAGGCCGTACACGGCCTCGCCTGTGCGAAGGCCCGTAATCGCGGCGCCCGGCTTCTCCAGGATCCCCGAGACCTCGAAGCCCGGGATGCTGGGCAGTCGATCCTTGCCCTCCGACGTGGTGAATGTGGAGTTCCACGTAAACTCGGTCGGGGTGATGCCCACCGCATGGACACGGACGAGCGCCTCGCCCGGGCCCGCGGTCGGAACGGCCACATCCTCGTACACGATCGCCTTCGGCCCGTCGCGCGAGTGAACCCGGATGGCCTTCATGCGGGCAGCCATGTCATCCCCTTCCGTACTCATGCCGGGAGACCGCGACCCGGGAAAAGGCTTATGGCGTGCAGGCACGGCCTAGACCAGGCATGGCGGGCACGTGACACGTCCAGCACGGCCTGCGACGGACCCGCGTCTCCTCGTTGGGTGGCCGGGGCGGGACGGGCCGGTCGAAACCCCGCCAAGGATCCGTTTTCTGCGGCGATAATCTTGGCGGAGCGCTTAAGAACCGACCCCCCGACGACTGCTGCACACTCGGGCACTTCGCCCTGGCGGCCGTCCCTATGCGGGCCTCGTCCTCGTCCCTGCGCACCGTCTCGAGCTACGTCTCCGTGACCGCTGCCCTTCTCGTGGCCGTCCTCGTGATCCCTGCCGGGCTCGTGGCGGCCTCGGGCCCGGACGGCACCCTCCAGGGCTACGTGACCGACCACGCGAGCGGCACCGCGATCCCCGGCGCCCTCGTGCAAATCCGAGCCACGGACCTGCCTTGGACCTTCCAGGCCACCACGACCGCGACGGGCTACTACGCGATCGCCCTGCCGAACCACCGGTACACGGTCACCGTGTCGGCCCCCGCGTACTCGGCGAATGCGACGTCCGCGGGGGTGGGGTCGGGCCTGACCACCTGGTTCAATGTGTCCCTAACCGCCGCGTCCCCGCGATCCGCCCACATCCAGGGCTACGTTACGGACGGCGCCACGAACGCGGGCATCACGGTGGGCCGCGTCGTCATGAGCACGGCCTACTTCTACTACGGATCGCCGTACACGAACTCGAGCGGACTCAACGCGACGGGCTACTACCGCATCGACCTCGTCCCCGCCACGTACGTCCTCAGCACGGACGGCGTCACGGGCTACGTCCCGTACAGCCACTCCTACCTCTACCCCAACGCGGGCAGCTCGATCTGGTACAACTTCACCATGACGACGATGACGCTGTCCTACTGGATCAACGGCACCGTGGAGGATTCCACGAACTACACACCGATCCCGGGCGCTACCGTCACGGCCTCCGTGAACGGCCAGCAGTTCGCGTCCACGGTGTCCAATGCGACGGGCCGCTACTCGCTCCACACACCCCTTGGGACGATCGCCCTCGTGGGCGACGCCCTCGCCTACGCGCCGTACTCCGCGACGGCCTACGCCACCTTCCCCGGGCAAACCGCCCTGAACCTCTACCTCATTCCCCTGACGAGCCGCATCCGCGGGTCCGTCATGAACGGGCTCACGGGCGCCGGGATCGGCAACGCCCTCGTCGTCGTGAGTCCGTTCTGGAGTTCGGGTTACTACGATCAAGCGCGGACCTCCGCAGCCGGCGCATACGCCGTCCCGGTCCCCGTCGACGACTACTACGTGGCCGCGAGCGCCCCGGGCTTCACATCCTGGACCGCCTATGCATTCTTCTTCGTCACCGGGGTCCAGTGGGTCAACATCACCCTCTGGCCCATTGTAGCTCCCGTGAAGGGGTACGTGCTCGATGGCGGGACAGGCCTGCCCCTCGGCAACGAGTACGTGTACGCCACCGACGTCCGGTCCGGGTACTCGGCCGGCGCCACGAGCGACGCTACGGGCCTCTACAGCTTCGTCCTGCCGCCGAGCCCTGCCGTCTCGCTGCGCGTGTACGGAGCCGCGCCCTACGTAGGCGCCATGCTCTACGTGACCACGACGGCGTACGCGACCACGTGGGCGAACATCACCCTCGAGCGGCTGAACGCCCAGATCGTGGCCAACGTCACGGACGCCACGACGGGTCTTCCCATCGCGGGTGCAGCGGTCTCCATGTACTGGACCATCGGCTCCAGCTTCGCCACCGCGAGCGCGTCGGGCATCGCCACGGTTCCGGTCCCTGCCGGACTCAGCCTCACCGGATACGCATGGGCCACGGGCTATCAGACTTGGTCCGGCGCGGTTCCAGCCGTGTCCACGTCCCTGTCCCTTTCGATCGCTCTCTATCCCAGCCTGAACACGAACGTCACGGTCAAGGGATACGTGCGCAACTCCCTGACGAGCGGCGGAGTCTCCGCGGCGCTCGTGCGCACCATGGGCTACGGGCCCGCATACCTGTACGGCTACACGAACAGCACAGGATACTACTCGTTCGCCGTAATGCCAGCGCCCCAGACCCTGCGCGCAACCGCGTACGGCTATACGGCAGCGACCGCGGCGGTCAACCCGTCCGCGGGCAGCACGATCTGGGTGAATCTGACGATCACGCCGGACGCCACCCCACCGCAGATCTCGAACTTCACCGCGACCCCGGCGGTCAACGTTGGGCTCGGCAACCCCACCGCGCCGTCCGCGGACATCAACGAGACGAGCCCGGACCATGTTCACCTGTCCGTACTCCTCCAGATGGCCACCTCCCGCGGCAACGGCACCTTCTTGGACCTCGGAATGCTCCCGGACAGCTCCGTGTCCACGACCGCGACGGGTCCCCACACGCAGGTCGTCCGGTCGACATGGGACACCCGCATGCAGGTGGCCCGCCTGTCCGATGGAACCAGCTCCACCTGGTGGACCGCGGCGCCTTGGGGCGCCTACGAGATCCTGGTGTCCGGCACGTGGACGAACGCGTCGCTGACCATTCCCACGTACGCCGCCGCCCTGTTCGATATCCGGTCCGGGAGTCTCCTGTACGTGTCCACGGGCTACGGGGTCTTCGGTCCCCAAGATCAGCCGACCTCCACGTTCACGCCTGCGGCGACCGGTCTCCTCGTGAACCTGACCTCCCAGACCGTCCTGGGCAGCGTCCCGGTGTCCGCCCCGGGCTTCCGCGTCGGGAGCCTGTCGGCGTCCGTCGGGACCGCCGTGCCGGGCGGCAGCTATGCGGCGCTCCTCGAGGCCTGGGACGCGGGGTCCAACTACGGCCGCGCCGTCACCCTGTTCCAGGTTGCCGCGGACACGATCCCGCCCGTCGCGCGGGCTGGACCGGATCAGACCGTGAACCAGGGCGCGACGGTAACGTTCAACGGGGCCGGGTCCACGGACGACACGGGCATTACGAGCTACACCTGGACCTTCGTGGACGGGTCGCCCCGGGTTCTCCACGGCGCCACCCCATCCTACCTCTTCCGGAACGCGGGGAGGTTCACGGTCACGCTCACCGTGACGGACACGGGAGGGAACACGGGCTCCGCCACGATGACCGTGACGGTCCGGGACACCACCCCGCCCACGGTGGCCTTCGTCCTGCCGGCGGCGAAGGCGAACGTCTCCGGGACGATCACCCTGGAGGCGACCGCCTCCGACAACGTCGGCGTGGTCCGGGTGGAGTTCCTCGTGGACGGCGTGCCGGTCGCCAACGTGACGAGCGCGCCCTTCACATTCCCCCTGAACACGGCGGGCGTCACGAACGGCGCACACACGCTGACCGCGGTCGCCTTTGACGCCGCAGGCAATTCCGCGACGGCCACGGAGCGGGTCACCGTGTCGAACGCAGGGAGCGGCGGATTCGCTGGGATGGACACCACCACGCTGTTCCTCCTGCTCCTCCTCGTCGTGGTCTTTGCAGCCGTTGCCGCGGTGCTCCTCATCGTGCGGGGTCGTCGACGCCGGGTTCGCTACCTGCCTCCGCCGCCGAACCCGCCCATGAAATGAGTTGTCCCTCGCTTCGGGTACGGGCCCGTCGGTACGCCGAAAGGTCCCGCGGTTGCACGCCCGGCGCTCACGCCACCGCGGCGCCCTGCTTGACGAACGTCCCGTTCTGGAACTCTTGGACCGCGGCTTCGAGTTCCCGGCGGTTGTTCATCACGATCGGTCCCCACCAGGCCACGGGCTCGTGGAGAGGCTTGCCGGACACGAGGAGGAATCGGAGAGGCTGATCCATCGCCTCGATCCGCACGCGGTCCCCATCCCGATACAGGATCAGGTTTTCGTGGTCAACGATCTCCCCGCTGTCCTCGTCGAACCGCCCGCGGCCACCGAGTACGTACGCGAAGGCGCGGTGGCCCTCCTTGATCGAATGCTCGAACGCGCCATGGGGCTCGATCCGGACGTCGAGGTACTCGGGCTCGACGACGATGTCTCGGACGGGTCCCTGAACTCCGTGGACCTCGCCGGCGATCACGCGGACGGTCACGCCCTTCGCGGCCTCGAACTGGGGGATGACGCCGCTCTTGACCTCCCGGTATCGTGGGTCCATCATCTTGTGGTCCGCAGGGAGGTTCACCCAGAGCTGGAAGCCGCCCATCTTCCCGTCGTCCAGGTGCTTGGGCATCTCCTGATGGATGATCCCGCTGCCCGCGGTCATCCACTGGACGTCCCCGGCCCGGATGACGCCCTTGTTGCCGATGCTGTCCTCGTGCTGGACGAAGCCGTCGATCATGTAGGTGACCGTCTCGATCCCGCGGTGCGGATGCCAGGGGAATCCCGCGACGAACTCGGCAGGATTCTGGGAGCGGAAGTCATCGAGCATGAGGAAGGGGTCGAGGCGCGGCACCTCGTAGTACCCGAACGCGCGGCGGAGGTGCACACCCGCACCCTCGATCGTCTCGCGGCTGGGCAGGATCGCTTCGATGCGCCGGGGAGGATTGGAATCTGACTCGGTCATTGGACGTATCACGAGCTCGCGGTATAAGAGGCTTCCATTCCGCGCGGCTGCTCCGAGCAGGACTCCGGATTTCAGGTTGGCCTAACTCCGGCGACGGAGGCCCGGCCACCGCGCCTGGGGCTACTGCAGTAGCTCGATCCAGATCCCGTCCGGATCCTTGACGTAGACCTCCGTGCCCTCGGAATGGGCCGGGTCCACCGCAGGCCGAGCCCCGTTTCGAACCAGCTCGCGGTACGCGACGCGCACGTCCGGGACCACGAAGGCCAGGTGGTCCATCTCCTCGCCTCGCCGGTAGGGCGTGTAGAACCGGCTGCCCTTCGGGTACCAGTTCAGCTCAAGGCGCTGCTGGGACCCCGGGGTCCGCAGGTGGACGTACTTCCCGCCGTGCGGCATCGTCCCTCGGCCGATGATCTCCATGCCAAAGAACCTCGTATAAAAGGCAAGCGAACGACGCAGGTCGCGCACGCGGATGCCCGTGTACCGGAATCGAGCCTTCATGCCCGACCCGGAGGCTTGCCCGGCCCATACGCGTGTCGCCGCCGAACGACGGGAGGAGCCTTTAGGACTTCACGGCGATGGCCATGGGCTCCTGGAGGGTGGACCGCAGGGTCTTCCGCAGTTCGCGGTAGCACTTCAGGAAGGTTTCGAACTCCTTGTCGTTCATCGCCATGAGCGTGATGAACTCGAGGAGGGCCTGCTTGGAGAGGAAGCTTAGGTCGTCGAGCTCGTTGACCTTTTCCGTCCACTGCGTGGTCGATCCGGGCTCCTTCATGTTCTTCATGAGCTCGACGACCTTGGTAACGAGTTCCGCGTCCACCTCCACCTTGAGACCCACCTTGTCGAGCGCACTGAGCGCCTCGCGGGTCTCCTCCTCCATCACCTTCTCGCTCCCGCTCTGCCCGTGGGCCATGTTGAACATCTCGGCGGTCGCGCGGTAGTACGTTTCGATGAAGTGGTCCACCCGCTCCTCCCTGGCGACTTCGACCATGTCGGCGTCCTTGAGCTTGCGGATGTGGTGGTAGATGGCCTGCGGCGTGAGCTTGAGTTCCTCGGCGATCTGCGCGACGGTCATCTCCTTGGCCCGGAGGAGATAGATGATTCGCCGTCGCGTCTCGTCCGCCAGGAGCTGGAACGCCTCGGGGTCTTTGATCACCTTGAAGGACCGCATGCCATACCCACCTACTCAATAGATATTGTAGACCTACATATAACCGTTTGGGTCGGACAATCGATAGTTTTAATAGTCGGCGTCTGTATTACCCAAACCGACATTGGGGTGACAAAAACATGCGTAACATCCGCACAAAAGACCGCGTGAATCGTGAACCCGTGGGCGCGAGGCGGAACCTCCTCGACCTCGAGGCGCTTCGGAGGTGGACCCGATGAGGGGACCGTCCGATCTCTACCGCGTTCCCGCCTGCTTGAGCCCTTCGCAGACCGAGGACGCCCTGCGCTACGCACGCCTCGAGCACGCTGCGGACAGCCTCGCCTGGACCCTCCCCGCCGAGGTCGAACCGGCCTCGCGAACGGGCGGCATCCGTCAGTGGCTGACCTCGGTCCTGGGCCGAACCCGCGCAGCGGCAACCCCCGCACACCCCACGCCGCTCCGCGCGGGCGTGGCGGCCGTCCACTTCGGCGGCGAAGCCTCCGAACACGCCCCTGCCCACCCGGTCGAGACTGCGGATCATCCGTGCGATGTGCTCGCGAGCGCGGCCGTAATCCTCACGGCTCAGCCCAGCCGGTCGCAGGCCGACGACGCGTGCACGTGCGAGCACTAGGTGGGCCATGGTCGCGCCGCGATCGGCGCCCACGCTTCTTCTGATCATGACTGCATCGGTCGGAGGGGACCCTCCGTCCGCTGCGAAGGATTGAATCCTCAGAGCGCCTTGCCCCTGGCGAATGCCCAAGAAGGCGACCAAGCGGAAGGGCGGCAAGAAGGCCGCCAAGAAGAAGGCCTACTACTCGGGCCGCAAGGAGAAGCGGGCCCGGAAGTAGTCATCCGCGCGGGAACGCGGGCGTGGTTCGAGCATCGTCATAGCCGAAGTCCTCCAGGGCATTGCGGGGGACCGGCACCACGATCCGCGACACCATGCCGTGCAGGGAGTACGGAAGACGGATGAGACGCATCTCCCCCGTGGTCACCCATTCGTCGAGGGCGAACCGCGTCCCGAAGCGGCGCGCGATGCGGGTCCGCTCGGTCTTCGTCAGGGCGTACGCGTCCTCATCGAGGACGTGCACATGGAATCCTCGTCCGGAGTAGACCACGGAGAGCGTGGACCATTCCCGGGCCAGGGCATCGTGGAGTTCCGCGGCTTGGCGCCGCGTCTCCTCGAACTCCCAGTCACAGAAGGACAGCCCCTGGTGGCGGCGCATCTTGGCCGTGATATCGCCGTGAATCGGGCAGTCGAGGTTCTCCGGGTCCAGGTCGAAGGCGAGCTCCTGCCCGCGCACCCAGTGGCTCCGCCAGGCGTGGGCGTAGTCCAGCCCGTCGCGCCGCGCTCCGTCCACGGAGAGGTAGGCGTTCCGGTCGTAGTACACGCCCTCCGGGAGATACTTGAGCAGGTAGGGCCGGAGCTCCCGGACCGTGCGGGCGTCCTCCACGAGGAGGGAGATGTTCTTCAGGGAGCGGAAGCGCCGGGGATAGATCCCCGAATGGCGCCCCAGGATCAGGGCGAAGAGCCGCTCCCCCGGGAACGACGCGAACCAGCGCTCCGCGGCGTCGTAGTCCATGAGCCGCGAGTAGAACAGGCGCCGCTCGGCGAGCGCCGCGGGCCGGAGGCCGTTAGGGAGCTCGTAGCGAGGGCGGACCACATCCGGTCATGGCGCGCGAGGATAAGGAATCTCACGCGGGCGCGGAATGCGCATCGGGTCCGCGCGCGGCCCGGTTCAAGACTCATCCGCGATAGCCTTCACCGAGGGTTTAAGCGGGAGAACCCGAAGACGTGATGCCCGATGGGCTTCCCGGCGTTCGTCGCGTCTGCGCTCTCGAGCATCGTCACCATCGCAGGCTGGATTTCCCATCGCGTACGCTCGTTCAGCGTCTCCACGCACTCGTGGACCTGCCTGGCCTGCGAGGTCCCGAATGAGCTCGATCGGGACACCTGCTGGAGCTGCGGCGCCGGTTACGGTCAGGATCCACTCTTACCGTCGCATATCCCGTTCGACCGCCGCTGGCTCTGCCCCGCCTGCGCGGTCTGGAACGGCATCGCCCGGACGGACTGCTGGCGGTGCGGCACCGTCCACGACGGCGGAATCGCGGTCCCCGGGACTAGTGCAGGTCGGGCGCCTCTTCCAGGAAATCCCGCTCCCGGACCTCGCGGCGCTTCCAGCCCTCCAGCTGCCCCACGAAATAGGGCAGGAGCCGCATGGAGACGTAAGAATTCATAAGCGGGATGCCGAGCTGCTCGGAGAAGACGAGCAGGTTGACCGCGTCGTTGTACCGCATCCGGAGCTTCATCTGCTCCGTGTACAGCTCGTAGAAGAAGAGCCCCCACAGCATCTCCTTGAGGATGCGGGCGGCGCGTCTCCAGCGGCTCACAGACCCCCTCGCCACCCATGGACTCCTGACGGCGCATAAACGTTTGGACGGCTCCGCAGGCGAGCCTTTACAGCCCGAACGGTCTTTCCGGTAGCGTGGCGGATCTGGACCCGGGCCTGATCGCCGTCCTGGGCATCGCGGTCGTCTTCATCGTGTGGTACTTCGCCGGGAGCATCTGGAACCGCCGGTACGCACGGCGCCTGGCGAACGAACTCCGGGACGCGCTCTTGGCGCAGGGGGGGACCTCCAAGGTCCAACCCTTCGGGACCACGGCGTTCCGCATGACCACGGAGGGCGCGAACCCGCCCCTGCGGGACCTGGCCGTGGTCGTCACGCTTCTGCCGCGGGAGATGCCGCTGAACTGGGGGCTGGGCCTGGCCCAGGGACGCCGGGACGCCGCGGTGATCGAGGCGTCCCTCCGCCGGACCCCGAAGTTCGCCTTCGAGCTCGTCGATCCCGAGAGCCGCATCGGGAGACGCCGGCTCCGGGCGACGCAATCGTGGTCCCCCTTGGAGCTCGGCGGCCGGCAGTGGTCCGTGTCCGCCTCCCACGAGAGATTCGTGGAACCGTTCCTCAAAGGTCTCGACCCGGGGCTCCTCGAGAATCTCTCGGCACTCCATGTGACCGCGGGCAGCGACTCCGGGATCGCGGCGTCCGTCGGCGTGGCCCCTGGGAGCCTGAAAGGCATCCTCGGCGGGCTCCGGCATCTCGCGGAGGCGCTGACGTCTAGTGGCAGCGGCTCCCCGCCATGACCGGCAGGAGCGCGGCCAGCTCCGACGGCTCGGAGCGGGCGAGGAACTTCATGGTGATGCTTCGACGGGTCTCCTCGCAGCGGTACGTCACGTGGAGCACGTGGAACGGCTTGTTCTTGCGCAAGCCCAGCCGCGTCTCTCCGAGTCGGTAGGTCGCCGGATGCCCCCCGATCTCACAGGACCCCTCTTGGACCGACTCGAGGGCCGGCGCGCGGAGGGCCCCCTTCGCCGTGCGCACGTCGAGCTCCATGGCCCGCTTCGCCTTCTCGTCGATCAGGAAGGCGGTGGCCTGGCCTTCCCGGGCCCAGCGGACGCCGTCGAACTCGACCATGTAGTCGATGTCCGAAGGATTGCGCCCGATCCGGAGATCCCAGTTCCCCGGGAGGCGGAGGACCAGGAAGTTCGTAGGCCCGAGGACGAAGTGCGTGGCCGCGATCACGTGGTCCCGCGTCGCCGGCGGGTTCATGCCGTGCTCGCCAGCTCGGGGACAAAAGCCGGCGTGTAGTTCATCATGTCTGAAGACACGCGGGCCACGGCGTCCGTGCCGGTGACCTCGGACGGGTACAGCGGAATGTAAGAGACCACCAGTGGCCCGAGGTCGCGGTAGAGCGTCCGCATGTAACCCAGCTGCTCCTGGTACTTGTTCACCAGGTAGTCGCCCGCCCCGGCCATCTGCGCCACCTCAGGTCGCAGGATCTCGTTCACGATCACGCCGCCGACCGGGATGTTGAACTTCCGGACCATCCCGATGAACCGCCGGACGACCGCGATGGGCAGGCCCAGGGGCAGGGTGACGAAGAAGAAGGCCGTGCGCTCCGGGTCCACGAGGACGGTCTTCGCCTTCTCGAAGCGTTCGTTCATGGAGATCAGGTCCGCCATGAGCGGGTCCTTCTTGACCTCCTCGATCATCTTCTCCTTGCGGAAGGAGAGCTGCACGCGCAACGAGAGGGCCTCCTTCCGCGAATCGATCATCCGGTTCAGCCAGAGGCCGTAGATCTTGCTCAGCCCGATGAGCCGCACCGCGTTGGCCACGGCTGCGGTATCGAATATGACCCGGTCGTAGGACTCGCCTTCCGTCAGGATGTAGTCGACCATTCGGTCGAACATGGCGCTCTCCTCGAACGCCGGGTTCGTCGTCGCGATCTCGATGAACGGCCGCGCGTCCAGGGGGATGTCCGCCCACTTGAGGAACTCCTTCACCCGACCCTTGATGGACTCGCGGTACTTGGCCACGACCTCCGTGGTCTCGACCTCGACCGCGTGCACGCCCTTCGTCCCCTGCACGGCGCGCACCTTGCCGCCGGAGAGGTCCTGGCCGAACAGGCTCGACAGGGAGTGCACGGGGTTCAGGGAGGCCAGGAGGACCGTTTCGCCGTCCTCGGCGTAGTGGTAGGCGAGGCCCGCCGCGGACACGGTCTTCCCCACGCCACCCTTTCCGCCCGTGAAGATGTACCGGAGACTGGTTCGGTCTTTCAGGAGTTCGGGCAGAGTCGTCATCGTTCCCCTCCTAGAGTCCGGGCCCGTGCATGAGGTCTTCCGAGACCCGCGCAATCATGTCCAGACCCCGCGGCTCCTTCGGATACATGGGGAGTACGGCGACCACCTTGGAGCCGAACTTGGACTTGATCTCGGCCAGGTACTTCTGCTGGCTCTGGGCGCGGTTCCGCATGAACTCGCCCGCTTCACCCTTCGCCTCGAGCAATTCCGGCGGGTACACCTGGTTCACGATGAGGCCCGCCATCTGCAGCCCGAGCGCGTCGAACATCTGGAGCGCCCGCTCCGTGTCCAGGATCGCCATCCGCTCCGGGATCAGGACCATGAAGAACGAGGTGCGCTTCTGGTCCACCATGAGGTCCGTGAAGCGGGTGATCTTGGCCTGGATGTCGTTCAGCTCGCGGAGGACCTCGTCCTCGGAGACCTTCCCGCCCTTCAGGGTGGCCGCGATCGCCTCGTACTCCTGCGCCTTCTCTCGCGCCTCCGTGATCTTACCCACCCACTTGCTCAGGATCTCCGCCATGGCGATCATGCGCACGCCGTGGCCGAACGGCGGCATGTCGAACACATAGAGGTCGTGGTGGCTGGTCGCCACAAGGTCCGCCATCGCGTCGTACGTGGCCGACTCGTACATCGCCGGTTCGGCGGACGTCGAGTCGATGTACTCCTCGATCTCCTGCGGCAGTTCGGTCAGGCCGTACATCGTGAGGATCTTCTGCTTCACCTCGGCCTGGTAGTCCGCAACGCGTTTGTCGGCGTCGATCTCCACGACGTCCAGGTTCGGGATCACCTGAATCGTCCCCTTCCCGAAGATGTCCCGGTCGAAGATGTCGCTCAGGCTCGCCTGGGGGTCCGTGGAGAAGCACATCACGCGGCGACCGCGCTTCGAGGCCATGTAGTGAGACAGGCCCGCGCTGCACGTGGTCTTCCCGAGGCCTCCCTTCCCCGCGAAGATGACGATCCCCTTGTCTCCCTTCTGCTCGAAGAACGACTCGAGGCCCATCGGACTCCCTTCAGAACACGTTGTCCGTGAAGTCTCGCTCTCGAAACACCCGCTGCTTCCACGCCTTGATGTTCGGGACCGCGTACGGCAGGATCCGGAGGGAGTAGTACGGCGGGATCACGGGCACCCCGAGCATGTCCCCGAGGGTGATGAACATGAACAGGTGCTCGAGGTGCATCCGGGTCCGGAGCGCGGCGGTCACGTGGCCGTGGGCCGCCATGCCGTAGAGCACGCCCTTCACGTTCCGGGCGACCTTCGAGCCGCGGCCCTTGGGCTTCTTGCCGGCGTCCGTCGAGTCTGTCATCTCGCTCCGCTCCTGACCTCCGCTAGTACCGCCGGTCTCTCTTGAGGCTTTGCGCGCGTCGCGCCGCCTACTTCTCCGGCTTGCCTCCGTCCGCGGCCGCCACCTCAGGAGCCTTGGCCTCCGCCATGCTGCGGCTGTAGCTCCGGAAGAGCTTGATGGCCATCGAGAGTCCGACCAGGAACAGCACCGCGCCGACGACGACGAAGACGCCGTTCACGGCGAGCGCCCACACGGCGTTCGCCGCCGTGTTGATTGGCGCGCGGACGTTGCCCAGCACGCCTCCAATGTTCGCCGCGATCTTGCCCTGCGCGTACAGGATGACCGCGCTGACGAAGATCCAAGTCTCCCATAGCAACGCGGCCAGCGTCGTGACGACCATGAACACCCCCGGAATCAGCGAGTACTTCGTAGGCGCCCGGACCTTCGCCAGGTGAATCGTGATCAGCATGATCGCGAGCCCGGCCAGGAGCTGGTTCGCGCCACCGAAGTAGAGCCAGAGGGCCCACCAGCTGCCGCTGATCGCGAACAGCCACGGCACCCCGAGGCCTACGCCCGTGGCCACGTACTTGTTGCCCAGAGGACGGAACCGACCCTCGCCCCAGGTCTCCGAGGCGACCATGCGGAAGAATCTCGTCACGAGAGCCTGGACCGTGATCGCGTAGATCACCAGGACGAGACCGAAGAAGGTCGTGAGCACAGGCTGGGTGAGGCCTCCGAGGAACGGGGACGTGAGCACGTAGGCGCCCTGAACCCAGGACGCGACGTTTGTGTGGCCGGTGAACCACGAGGGTGCGAGGACCATGTACGCGATCAGGGATGCGAGAGCGAGGAGGCCCTCGGACAGCATG contains:
- a CDS encoding TRC40/GET3/ArsA family transport-energizing ATPase; amino-acid sequence: MGLESFFEQKGDKGIVIFAGKGGLGKTTCSAGLSHYMASKRGRRVMCFSTDPQASLSDIFDRDIFGKGTIQVIPNLDVVEIDADKRVADYQAEVKQKILTMYGLTELPQEIEEYIDSTSAEPAMYESATYDAMADLVATSHHDLYVFDMPPFGHGVRMIAMAEILSKWVGKITEAREKAQEYEAIAATLKGGKVSEDEVLRELNDIQAKITRFTDLMVDQKRTSFFMVLIPERMAILDTERALQMFDALGLQMAGLIVNQVYPPELLEAKGEAGEFMRNRAQSQQKYLAEIKSKFGSKVVAVLPMYPKEPRGLDMIARVSEDLMHGPGL
- a CDS encoding ArsA family ATPase; protein product: MTTLPELLKDRTSLRYIFTGGKGGVGKTVSAAGLAYHYAEDGETVLLASLNPVHSLSSLFGQDLSGGKVRAVQGTKGVHAVEVETTEVVAKYRESIKGRVKEFLKWADIPLDARPFIEIATTNPAFEESAMFDRMVDYILTEGESYDRVIFDTAAVANAVRLIGLSKIYGLWLNRMIDSRKEALSLRVQLSFRKEKMIEEVKKDPLMADLISMNERFEKAKTVLVDPERTAFFFVTLPLGLPIAVVRRFIGMVRKFNIPVGGVIVNEILRPEVAQMAGAGDYLVNKYQEQLGYMRTLYRDLGPLVVSYIPLYPSEVTGTDAVARVSSDMMNYTPAFVPELASTA
- a CDS encoding DNA primase; this encodes MVRPRYELPNGLRPAALAERRLFYSRLMDYDAAERWFASFPGERLFALILGRHSGIYPRRFRSLKNISLLVEDARTVRELRPYLLKYLPEGVYYDRNAYLSVDGARRDGLDYAHAWRSHWVRGQELAFDLDPENLDCPIHGDITAKMRRHQGLSFCDWEFEETRRQAAELHDALAREWSTLSVVYSGRGFHVHVLDEDAYALTKTERTRIARRFGTRFALDEWVTTGEMRLIRLPYSLHGMVSRIVVPVPRNALEDFGYDDARTTPAFPRG